One region of Populus trichocarpa isolate Nisqually-1 chromosome 4, P.trichocarpa_v4.1, whole genome shotgun sequence genomic DNA includes:
- the LOC7476304 gene encoding probable LRR receptor-like serine/threonine-protein kinase RFK1 isoform X7, whose product MQLTSISVLVNRLSGEIPKELGNITTLTTLSLEANQFYGTIPPDLGKLINLQALGLSSNHLSGNLPVSFAGLINLTDFRINDNNFSGTIPIFIQNWKKLKRLEMHATGLEGPIPSNISLLNILAELRISDLNGPTQGFPMLSNMTGMIKLTLRNCNISGKLPAYLWTMKSLEALDVSFNKLVGKIPDTITADRLRFVFLTGNLLSGDVPDSILKDGSNVDLSYNNFELQGPEQPACQENMNLNLNLFRSSSMGNRSFIQNPLSICYAKLFLFLHFNRRRILPCKGTFSCPKYSNCLHVNSGGKDVIIKENKTTFSYEGDGQEEGGAAKYFVNEQSFWGFSSSGDFMDDNDYQNTRYTVSMQSSTLPELYSTARISPISLTYFHYCLENGNYTVNLHFAEIQFTNDLTYKSLGRRIFDIYVQEILVWEKFNIEDQVGSAEKPLVKQVLNVSVTNNMLEIRFYFAGKGTTRTPDRGVYGPIISGISVFSDLKPCSSGKKKGTVYAVAGAVVASCLIAIILGILWWKDYLPGKWCRKKDAEGLNFPNGTFSLKQIRAATDDFDPSNKIGEGGFGPVYKGQLPDGTVIAVKQLSSKSRQGNREFLNEMGIISCLQHPNLVKLHGCCIESDQLLLVYEYMENNSLARALFGHEINQPNLDWPSRLKICIGIARGLAFLHEESRFKIVHRDIKATNVLLDGDLNAKISDFGLARLDEEEKSHISTRVAGTIGYMAPEYALWGYLTYKADVYSFGVVALEIVSGKNNNNYMPSDNNCVCLLDWACHLQQSGSFMELVDETLKSEVNMKEAEIMVKVALLCTNASPTLRPTMSEAVGMLEGRMAVPDTVPVLSSTDDLRFKAMRELRQHEQRHSFRGSQTQRPNPVQMFSSSSISENTSYEISSEPKL is encoded by the exons ATGCAGTTAACTTCAAT AAGTGTTCTCGTAAACCGTTTGTCAGGGGAGATTCCAAAGGAACTGGGAAATATCACCACTCTCACCACCTT GTCCCTCGAAGCAAACCAATTTTATGGCACAATTCCCCCTGACCTCGGAAAACTGATCAACTTGCAGGCATT GGGGCTGTCTTCCAATCATTTGTCTGGAAACTTGCCAGTGTCTTTTGCTGGACTAATAAATCTAACAGATTT TAGGATAAACGATAACAACTTCAGTGGAACCATTCCTATCTTCATACAGAATTGGAAAAAGCTTAAAAGATT AGAAATGCATGCAACTGGCCTGGAGGGACCCATTCCATCGAACATTTctcttttgaatattttagcTGAGTT GAGAATTAGTGATCTAAATGGACCAACTCAGGGTTTCCCTATGCTCAGCAACATGACAGGCATGATCAAATT GACTCTGAGGAACTGTAACATTTCTGGGAAGCTCCCTGCATACCTTTGGACAATGAAGAGTTTGGAAGCATT GGATGTCAGTTTCAACAAGTTGGTTGGAAAAATTCCAGACACCATAACTGCAGATCGCCTGCGATTCGT ctttttaactGGCAACTTGTTAAGTGGAGATGTACCAGATTCAATCTTGAAGGACGGGAGCAATGT TGATTTGTCATATAATAACTTTGAATTGCAAGGCCCTGAGCAACCTGCTTGTCAAGAAAACAT GAATTTAAACCTGAACTTGTTCCGTAGCTCTTCAATGGGAAACAGATC TTTTATTCAGAATCCCCTAAGCATATGTTATGCTAAGTTATTTTTGTTCCTACACTTTAATAGAAGGAGAATTCTTCCATGCAAGGGGACTTTCAGCTGCCCTAAAT ATTCAAATTGTTTACATGTTAACAGTGGTGGAAAGGATGTAATtatcaaggaaaataaaacaacCTTTTCATATGAAGGAGATGGACAAGAAGAAGGTGGCGCAgctaaatattttgtaaatgagCAAAGTTTCTGGGGGTTTAGTAGCTCTGGAGACTTCATGGATGATAATGATTACCAAAATACTCGCTATACTGTATCTATGCAATCATCAACCCTCCCTGAATTATACTCGACAGCTCGCATATCCCCAATTTCTCTTACCTATTTCCATTATTGCTTAGAAAATGGGAACTACACAGTAAACCTTCACTTTGCTGAGATACAATTTACTAATGACCTGACGTATAAGAGCTTAGGCAGGCGTATCTTTGACATTTATGTTCAG GAAATATTGGTTTGGGagaaattcaatattgaagatCAGGTTGGCAGTGCTGAAAAGCCTTTAGTGAAACAAGTATTGAATGTCAGTGTGACTAATAATATGTTGGAGATCAGATTCTATTTTGCCGGGAAAGGGACGACAAGGACTCCTGATAGGGGAGTCTATGGTCCCATCATATCAGGCATCTCTGTGTTTTCTG atttgaaaCCTTGTTCAAGCGGGAAAAAGAAGGGAACTGTTTATGCGGTTGCTGGAGCTGTTGTAGCATCATGTCTTATTGCCATTATACTAGGAATCCTTTGGTGGAAAGACTACTTGCCAGGAAAATGGTGCCGGAAAAAAG ATGCTGAAGGACTTAATTTTCCAAATGGAACATTTTCTCTGAAACAAATTAGAGCTGCTACTGATGACTTTGATCCTTCTAACAAGATTGGAGAAGGTGGTTTTGGTCCTGTATACAAG GGTCAATTACCAGATGGTACTGTAATAGCGGTGAAGCAACTTTCATCAAAATCAAGGCAAGGAAATCGCGAATTCTTAAATGAGATGGGCATCATTTCTTGCTTGCAGCATCCGAATCTTGTGAAGCTGCATGGATGTTGTATTGAAAGTGACCAGCTATTATTGGTTTACGAGTACATGGAAAATAATAGCCTTGCACGAGCTCTATTCG GTCATGAAATCAACCAGCCTAACCTGGACTGGCCTTCAAGGCTTAAGATCTGTATTGGGATAGCTAGAGGTCTAGCTTTTCTCCATGAAGAATCAAGATTTAAGATTGTTCACAGAGACATTAAAGCTACAAATGTGCTACTTGATGGGGATCTGAATGCTAAAATATCCGATTTTGGATTGGCTAGGCttgatgaagaagagaagagcCACATCAGCACCCGAGTAGCTGGAACCAT AGGATATATGGCACCAGAATATGCACTGTGGGGTTACTTGACCTACAAGGCAGATGTTTACAGTTTTGGGGTTGTGGCTTTGGAAATTGTTAGTGGGAAGAACAACAATAACTATATGCCAAGCGACAACAATTGTGTTTGTCTCTTAGATTGG GCCTGCCATTTGCAACAAAGTGGGAGTTTTATGGAGCTTGTTGATGAGACGTTAAAATCTGAAGTTAACATGAAAGAAGCAGAAATTATGGTTAAGGTAGCTCTCTTGTGTACAAATGCATCCCCAACACTTAGGCCTACAATGTCGGAGGCAGTGGGCATGCTTGAAGGACGAATGGCTGTTCCTGACACAGTTCCAGTACTTTCATCTACCGATGATTTGAGGTTCAAAGCCATGAGAGAACTCCGTCAGCATGAGCAAAGACATAGTTTCCGTGGGAGCCAAACACAAAGGCCAAACCCTGTTCAAATGTTTAGCTCTTCGTCTATATCTGAGAACACCAGTTACGAGATAAGCTCAGAACCAAAACTCTAA